One Nicotiana tomentosiformis chromosome 4, ASM39032v3, whole genome shotgun sequence genomic window carries:
- the LOC138909238 gene encoding uncharacterized protein has protein sequence MIIKPTNKSVFLETVVYVKCKSHMRETLWEDLRGIANNINLPWLVVGDFNCVLAPEEKKGGKPHSMTKSITFLNCIMDSSLIDAEFISSTYTWCNGRSKRNRVWGRLDRALLNNEWSQRFTDTIVTHLVRIGSDHSPLLITIATSQINIQSYFRFLDFFIQQPDFMDIVKQAWSEEVYESPLWRFHLKFKNTCKKLSWWSKKYVGNIFENTAKMEIRVAELEEKCLNDNSDRNRMSYNNANAHLIMHIKKEEAFL, from the coding sequence AtgattatcaaaccaacaaacaaATCAGTTTTCTTAGAGACTGTGGTCTATGTGAAATGCAAAAGCCACATGAGAGAAACTTTGTGGGAAGACTTAAGAGGCATTGCAAATAATATTAACCTCCCTTGGTTAGTTGTAGGAGACTTCAACTGTGTTCTGGCACCTGAAGAAAAGAAGGGAGGAAAACCTCATTCAATGACAAAAAGCATTACGTTTCTCAACTGTATAATGGATTCCTCTTTAATTGATGCAGAATTCATTAGCTCAACTTATACTTGGTGTAATGGTAGAAGCAAGAGGAATAGGGTATGGGGAAGGTTGGATAGAGCACTTCTGAACAATGAATGGTCACAGAGATTTACAGACACCATAGTCACACATCTAGTTAGAATAGGTTCAGATCACTCTCCATTGCTGATCACAATTGCAACCTCACAAATTAACATTCAGAGCTACTTTAGGTTCTTGGATTTTTTTATTCAACAACCTGATTTTATGGATATAGTTAAGCAAGCATGGTCAGAAGAGGTCTATGAATCTCCCTTGTGGAGATTTCACTTGAAGTTTAAAAATACTTGTAAAAAGTTATCATGGTGGTCTAAGAAGTATGTGGGCAACATTTTTGAAAACACTGCTAAGATGGAGATCAGGGTAGCAGAGTTAGAAGAGAAGTGTCTAAATGACAATTCTGACAGGAATAGAATGTCTTACAATAATGCTAATGCACATCTGATTATGCACATAAAAAAGGAGGAAGCTTTTTTGTAG